The Mobula hypostoma unplaced genomic scaffold, sMobHyp1.1 scaffold_36, whole genome shotgun sequence genome window below encodes:
- the LOC134341528 gene encoding zinc finger protein 239-like — TDTFKLKAHKGVHTGERPFTCSDCGKGFKRSAHLLRHQSVHTGERPLTCTDCGKGFTESSQLKVHQRVHTGERPFSCSDCGKGFTLSSTLQRHQRVHTGERPFICLDCGKQFTWSSQLKVHQRVHTGEGPFTCSVCGKGFTQSSALLRHQSVHTGKRPFTCSDCGKGFTQSSQLKVHQRVHTGERPFTCSVCGKGFTSSSHLLRHKSVHTGV, encoded by the coding sequence ACTGACACATTTAAACTCAAGGCACACAagggagttcacactggggagaggccgttcacctgctcagactgtgggaaaggattcaaacGGTCAGCAcacctactgagacaccagtcagttcacactggagagaggccactcacctgcacagattgtggaaagggattcactgagtcatctcaactgaaggtacatcagcgagttcacactggggagaggccattcagttGCTCCgactgtgggaaggggttcactcTGTCATCCACCctgcagagacaccagcgagttcacactggggagaggccgttcatctgcttggactgtgggaagcaATTTACTTggtcatcccaactgaaggtacatcagcgagttcacactggggagggtccattcacctgctcagtctgtgggaagggattcactcagtcatctgctctactgagacaccagtcagttcacaccgggaagagaccattcacctgctcagactgtgggaagggattcactcagtcatctcaattgaaggtacatcagcgagttcacacgggggagaggccattcacctgctcagtctgtgggaagggattcacttcgtcatctcacctactgagacacaagtcagttcacactggggtgtag